Proteins found in one Subtercola endophyticus genomic segment:
- a CDS encoding DEAD/DEAH box helicase, which produces MSTDVAPAAEQAKTNDDENSENTSGENAVTFADLGLSDAVLKAVREIGYETPSAIQAATIPPLLAGRDVVGLAQTGTGKTAAFALPILSRLDVSQKKPQALVLSPTRELALQVCEAFEQYASQMRGVHVLPVYGGQAYGVQLSALRRGVHVVVGTPGRIMDHLAKGTLDLSELKYLVLDEADEMLKMGFAEDVETILADTPDDKQVALFSATMPAPIRRISKQYLHDAEEITVKNKTTTSANTTQRYLVVSYPQKVDALTRILETENFEGMIVFVRTKSETETLAEKLRARGYSAAAISGDVAQAQRERTVNQLKSGKLDILVATDVAARGLDVDRISHVVNFDIPIDTESYVHRIGRTGRAGRSGAAISFVTPRERRLLGAIEKATRQPLTQMQLPSVDDVNSTRLTRFDDAITAALSQQDRISAFRDIVGHYVEHHDVPEGDVAAALAVVAQGDTPLLLEPEDSRAQRFERDNREDRASGGYPSREDRGARDSRGGASGGYGGQDARGERPDRAPRGSKPMSPYRIEVGKRQKVEPRQIVGALANEGGLSREDFGHIDIKPDFSIVELPADMPSRVLEKLRDTRISGKLIEIKPDRRGGGARSYDRPGRPDFDGNDTRPTRKPRHK; this is translated from the coding sequence ATGAGTACAGACGTGGCCCCCGCGGCCGAGCAGGCGAAAACGAACGACGACGAGAACTCCGAGAACACATCCGGGGAGAATGCCGTCACGTTCGCTGACCTGGGTCTGAGCGACGCGGTACTGAAGGCCGTGCGTGAGATCGGCTACGAGACTCCCTCGGCCATCCAGGCCGCCACGATCCCCCCGCTGCTGGCGGGCCGCGACGTCGTCGGCCTGGCCCAGACCGGAACCGGCAAGACGGCCGCCTTCGCGTTGCCCATCCTCTCCCGGCTCGACGTGTCGCAGAAGAAGCCGCAGGCGCTGGTGCTCTCCCCCACCCGCGAGCTGGCGCTTCAGGTCTGTGAGGCTTTCGAGCAGTACGCCTCGCAGATGCGGGGAGTACACGTGCTGCCTGTTTACGGCGGCCAAGCGTACGGCGTGCAACTCTCGGCGCTTCGCCGTGGAGTGCACGTGGTCGTCGGCACGCCCGGCCGCATCATGGATCACCTCGCCAAGGGCACGCTCGACCTCTCCGAGCTCAAGTACCTGGTGCTCGACGAGGCCGACGAGATGCTCAAGATGGGCTTCGCCGAAGACGTCGAGACGATTCTCGCAGACACTCCCGACGACAAGCAGGTCGCCCTGTTCTCGGCCACGATGCCGGCGCCCATCCGCCGCATCTCCAAGCAGTACCTGCACGACGCCGAAGAGATCACGGTCAAGAACAAGACCACCACCTCGGCGAACACGACGCAGCGTTATCTGGTGGTCTCGTATCCACAGAAAGTGGATGCCCTGACCCGCATTCTCGAAACCGAGAACTTCGAGGGCATGATCGTGTTCGTTCGCACCAAGAGCGAGACCGAGACGCTCGCCGAGAAGCTGCGCGCCCGCGGATACTCCGCCGCCGCCATCTCGGGCGACGTCGCCCAGGCCCAGCGCGAACGAACGGTCAACCAGCTCAAGAGCGGCAAGCTCGACATTCTGGTCGCAACGGATGTCGCGGCACGCGGCCTCGACGTCGACCGCATCAGCCACGTGGTGAACTTCGACATTCCCATCGACACCGAGTCGTACGTGCACCGTATCGGCCGCACGGGTCGCGCCGGGCGCAGCGGAGCCGCCATCAGCTTCGTGACCCCGCGGGAGCGCCGCCTGCTCGGCGCCATCGAGAAGGCCACGCGCCAGCCCCTCACACAGATGCAGCTGCCCTCGGTCGACGACGTCAACAGCACGCGGCTCACCCGGTTCGACGACGCCATCACGGCCGCGCTCTCGCAGCAAGACCGCATCTCCGCGTTCCGCGACATCGTGGGCCACTACGTGGAGCACCACGATGTTCCCGAGGGCGACGTCGCGGCGGCCCTCGCCGTGGTGGCTCAGGGCGACACTCCCCTGCTGCTCGAACCCGAAGACTCCCGCGCCCAGCGCTTCGAGCGCGACAACCGCGAAGACCGCGCGAGTGGTGGTTACCCGAGCCGAGAAGACAGAGGCGCCCGCGACTCGCGCGGCGGTGCATCCGGTGGCTACGGCGGGCAGGATGCCCGGGGCGAGCGCCCCGACCGGGCTCCGCGCGGCTCGAAGCCCATGTCGCCGTACCGCATCGAAGTAGGAAAGCGTCAGAAGGTCGAGCCGCGCCAGATCGTCGGAGCCCTCGCCAACGAGGGCGGCCTCAGCCGAGAGGACTTCGGGCACATCGACATCAAACCCGACTTCTCGATCGTCGAACTGCCTGCGGATATGCCCAGCCGCGTACTCGAGAAGCTTCGCGACACCCGCATCAGTGGCAAGCTCATCGAGATCAAGCCCGACCGCCGTGGCGGCGGCGCACGCAGCTACGACCGACCGGGCCGGCCCGACTTCGACGGTAACGACACCCGCCCGACACGCAAGCCCCGACACAAGTAG
- a CDS encoding sigma-70 family RNA polymerase sigma factor, producing the protein MSLTIDNREALFADVRRGDGVAFDTLYRGMFQPLLAAVQAILLDHAQSEEVAQEVLVEVWQTAARFDSSRSGLATWMKMIARRRAIDRVRAAESSRLRDVRIGIRDFTEVADDPAQVVEVRLDFERVLGALDTLPEAQRRAIELCFLQQLSRTEVARCLGIPLSTANWHIRRGLAALRVLLQEHNATTVWV; encoded by the coding sequence ATGAGCCTGACCATCGACAACAGAGAAGCTCTTTTCGCCGACGTGCGACGCGGCGACGGTGTGGCCTTCGACACGCTCTATCGCGGAATGTTCCAGCCCCTGCTCGCCGCGGTGCAGGCTATTCTGCTCGATCACGCGCAGTCGGAGGAGGTGGCGCAGGAGGTTCTGGTGGAGGTGTGGCAGACAGCCGCACGGTTCGATTCGAGCAGGTCGGGCCTTGCCACCTGGATGAAGATGATCGCCCGTCGGCGAGCCATCGACCGTGTGCGAGCCGCCGAGTCGAGTCGCCTGCGCGACGTGCGCATCGGCATTCGCGATTTCACCGAGGTTGCAGACGACCCGGCGCAGGTGGTCGAGGTGCGACTCGATTTCGAGCGGGTGCTGGGCGCCCTCGACACGCTTCCGGAGGCTCAGCGACGGGCCATCGAGCTGTGTTTTCTGCAGCAGTTGAGCCGTACCGAGGTGGCGCGGTGCCTCGGGATTCCGTTGAGCACGGCGAATTGGCACATCCGGCGTGGTCTGGCGGCCCTTCGCGTGCTACTGCAGGAGCACAATGCGACTACCGTTTGGGTATGA
- a CDS encoding response regulator transcription factor encodes MRDLADRRVLVVEDDPTVSEVAATYLRSAEFVVDTVTDGFSALALIERRMPDLIVLDRMLPGVDGVEVCRRVRLGSAVPIILLTALGSEEDRILGLEAGADDYLTKPFSPRELVLRVQSILRRSLGEFTAETEFEFGGFVLDPSARTVTRDGDPIALTAREFDLLAFFLKRPRQVFSRSELLRAVWGWTHGDMSTVTVHVRRLREKIEVDPRAPQLLCTVWGVGYRFDAEASTDALV; translated from the coding sequence ATGCGAGACCTCGCCGATCGTCGTGTTCTGGTGGTCGAAGACGACCCGACGGTCTCTGAAGTCGCTGCGACCTACCTTCGGTCGGCCGAGTTCGTGGTCGATACGGTCACCGACGGATTCTCTGCCCTCGCCCTCATCGAACGACGGATGCCCGACCTCATCGTTCTCGACCGCATGCTGCCCGGCGTCGACGGAGTCGAGGTCTGTCGCCGGGTGCGGCTCGGGTCGGCGGTGCCGATCATTCTTCTCACGGCGCTCGGAAGCGAAGAAGACCGTATTCTCGGGCTTGAAGCCGGTGCCGACGACTACCTGACCAAGCCGTTTTCGCCCCGCGAACTGGTGCTGCGGGTGCAGTCGATTCTGCGTCGATCGCTGGGGGAATTCACGGCCGAGACGGAATTCGAGTTCGGCGGTTTTGTGCTCGATCCGTCTGCCCGAACGGTGACGCGCGACGGTGATCCGATCGCCCTCACCGCGCGCGAGTTCGACCTGCTCGCGTTCTTCTTGAAACGACCTCGGCAGGTGTTCAGCCGAAGCGAACTGCTGCGCGCGGTGTGGGGGTGGACGCACGGCGACATGTCGACCGTCACCGTGCACGTGCGCCGGCTGAGAGAGAAGATCGAGGTCGACCCCCGAGCGCCTCAGCTGCTATGCACCGTGTGGGGTGTCGGTTATCGTTTCGACGCCGAAGCGAGTACCGATGCCCTGGTCTGA
- a CDS encoding sensor histidine kinase: MPWSDLGAAAAIAFVATAIVGVLAVGVLLLIRRASVLIQLCVVVLATTVAVVASMISVANAMYLSAHDLTVAVTVATMAGVVSLALAAGLGWMIVRNSRSLSALTRRIGRGETVDHAGRHQSAELIELADELVLASKRLAEAQAQAAQLEASRRELVAWISHDLRTPLAGIRAMSESLEDGLVSDPTRYHRQIRSQVEQLTRLVDDLFQLSKLDSGTLTLTLEDVTLFDIVSDAVADVRAFSGGRDIRVATELGRDIVVRADARELTRAISNLLVNAVQHTPPGSLVTVSVQLQHGRAAVSVIDSGDGIAESDLERVFDPGWRGHAARTPTPTGGAGLGLAIVRGIAEAHHGAVSVQNVPGGCRFDLMLPTAV; this comes from the coding sequence ATGCCCTGGTCTGATCTCGGGGCCGCGGCGGCCATCGCCTTTGTCGCGACCGCCATCGTGGGCGTGCTCGCGGTGGGTGTGCTGCTGCTCATCCGCCGGGCATCCGTGCTCATTCAGCTCTGCGTCGTGGTGCTCGCCACCACGGTCGCGGTGGTGGCGAGCATGATCAGTGTCGCCAACGCGATGTACCTTTCTGCCCATGACCTCACGGTCGCCGTCACCGTGGCGACCATGGCGGGAGTCGTTTCGCTTGCGCTCGCCGCCGGGCTCGGCTGGATGATCGTGCGCAACTCCCGCAGCCTGTCGGCTCTTACCCGCCGCATCGGCCGGGGCGAAACGGTCGACCACGCGGGCCGTCACCAGTCGGCAGAACTCATCGAACTGGCCGACGAGCTCGTTCTGGCGAGCAAGCGTCTTGCCGAAGCGCAAGCACAGGCCGCGCAACTCGAGGCGTCGCGCCGCGAGCTCGTGGCGTGGATCTCGCACGACCTGCGCACACCGCTCGCCGGCATCCGTGCCATGTCGGAATCGCTCGAAGACGGCCTCGTCAGCGACCCGACGCGGTATCACCGTCAGATCAGGTCGCAGGTCGAACAGCTCACTCGCCTGGTCGACGATCTGTTCCAGCTGTCGAAACTCGACTCGGGCACGCTGACCCTCACGCTTGAAGACGTGACTCTGTTCGACATTGTCAGTGACGCCGTCGCCGATGTGCGGGCCTTCTCGGGTGGCCGCGACATCCGGGTGGCCACCGAGCTCGGCCGAGACATCGTGGTGCGGGCGGATGCTCGTGAGCTGACCCGCGCCATCTCGAACCTGCTCGTGAACGCCGTGCAGCACACCCCGCCAGGTTCACTCGTCACGGTCTCGGTGCAGCTGCAGCACGGTCGGGCCGCGGTTTCGGTGATCGACTCGGGCGACGGTATCGCCGAGAGCGACCTCGAGCGCGTGTTCGACCCGGGATGGCGTGGCCACGCGGCGCGCACCCCGACGCCGACGGGCGGCGCAGGACTCGGCCTGGCCATCGTGCGCGGCATCGCCGAAGCTCACCACGGCGCCGTGTCGGTGCAGAACGTGCCAGGCGGCTGCCGCTTCGACCTGATGCTGCCCACCGCGGTCTGA
- a CDS encoding inorganic phosphate transporter, protein MDVLVVVVLVVVVALVFDFSNGFHDTANAMATSVATGALKPRVAVLISAVLNLAGAFISTEVAQTISQGIIKEGPNGVEITPTMIFAGLLGAVIWNLGTWYLGLPSSSTHALFGGLIGAAIIGAGFGSVDYGVLLSKVVIPALLSPFIAGAIALVATYAAYKITKQTLARGSDRGFRHGQTVSASLVSLAHGTNDAQKTMGVITLTLIAAGYQASNTAPQLWVILSCGLAIAIGTYVGGWRIMRTVGKRITDVHPAQGFAAETSSAATILISSKLGFPLSTTQVTSGAVVGSGLGKRLALVHWGVVGKIALGWVFTLPAAALVGGVAAWAASSSTAGLVIVVVLGAAACLTFFILARRHPVNQNNVNDDEDLDSAAPKLRSSDTAKAGA, encoded by the coding sequence ATGGATGTTCTCGTCGTCGTCGTTCTCGTCGTTGTCGTCGCCCTCGTCTTCGACTTCAGTAACGGCTTTCACGACACCGCAAACGCTATGGCGACCTCGGTCGCCACGGGCGCGCTCAAACCCCGAGTCGCAGTACTCATCTCGGCCGTCTTGAATCTCGCCGGCGCCTTCATCTCTACCGAAGTCGCTCAGACCATCTCGCAGGGCATCATCAAGGAAGGCCCGAACGGTGTCGAGATCACACCCACGATGATTTTCGCCGGCCTGCTCGGCGCCGTCATCTGGAATCTCGGCACGTGGTACCTCGGGCTGCCGTCGAGTTCGACGCACGCACTGTTCGGCGGACTGATCGGCGCGGCCATCATCGGCGCGGGCTTCGGATCGGTCGACTACGGGGTGTTGTTGTCGAAGGTCGTGATTCCCGCTCTGCTCTCGCCCTTCATCGCGGGTGCGATCGCTCTGGTAGCGACATATGCGGCGTACAAGATCACCAAGCAGACCCTGGCACGAGGCTCGGATCGCGGATTCCGTCACGGCCAGACCGTCTCGGCCTCGCTGGTCTCGCTCGCGCACGGCACCAACGACGCCCAGAAGACGATGGGCGTGATCACTCTCACGCTGATCGCTGCGGGGTACCAGGCGTCGAACACCGCTCCGCAGCTGTGGGTGATTCTGTCGTGCGGCCTGGCGATCGCTATCGGCACCTATGTCGGCGGCTGGCGCATTATGCGCACGGTCGGTAAGCGCATCACCGACGTGCATCCGGCCCAAGGATTCGCGGCCGAAACGAGCTCGGCGGCGACCATTCTCATCTCGTCGAAGCTCGGCTTCCCGCTGTCGACGACGCAGGTCACTTCGGGAGCGGTGGTCGGTTCAGGGTTGGGCAAGCGGCTCGCTCTGGTGCACTGGGGCGTCGTCGGCAAGATCGCGCTGGGCTGGGTGTTCACCCTGCCCGCCGCGGCGCTGGTCGGCGGTGTGGCCGCGTGGGCGGCGAGCAGCAGCACCGCCGGCTTGGTGATCGTGGTTGTTCTGGGTGCCGCGGCGTGCCTGACATTCTTCATTCTCGCCCGGCGTCACCCCGTGAACCAGAACAACGTCAACGACGACGAAGACCTCGATTCGGCCGCACCGAAGCTCCGTTCATCCGATACCGCGAAGGCAGGAGCCTGA
- a CDS encoding glycoside hydrolase domain-containing protein: protein MTGKVDPFIGSEATQLPPASGLAATWWWPKPQIGNTHPGATYPLGMVSACGYSGAYPTGYGRYDLSLEGVPSTIHDSQLISGFTHFQQSGTGAIRKYYNYFRVTPMIEPLDALGRLWQITDESAEPGWYSATLDSGVTGEVTVGPKSAVHRYTFPRHANARIVIDFSLGGLSIPHGTTTPLRAHLESHEPGVASGEVVVEGAPISVYIECDSPQWRQMLWYDRRLMPGGKRLDFGHIRPTTLRPFGLMWAGPSQPGETIELRIGFSLRGVEQAKQNLIDDVGSGENRFTARREKTAKVWRKQLKTIAVDTPSVERKTVFSTALYHSLIKPCLAPGESPFWPVDGPFAFDFSTMWDIYRTQLPLLTTLMPEKAVEIANALLTICEEEGNFPIGYRMAKGSDRFSRQGSALAHTFLADLCQLGLPGIDWEWALVHMSDDLRRTYGEEFLLQGEAHPISHTLDLAFGYWCTAKVAQRVGDKAMAEQLAPLAERWANAYNPDTGLLKDSNYYEGTRYNYSFRLVHDMASRIELSGGVDAFIRQLDEFFGYGAEPAVQPGNKPSVAEMLAGYQLGRFEGLNNEPDMEAPWAYHYAGRPDRTAEIVHNVLLQQFGTGRGGLPGNDDSGGLSSWYVWASLGIFPVAGQNTFLLNAPSFAESSIAVGDEKFSIQTRNFIEPTHGGPVQYVQSMQLDGEPLERSWISGTELHRGGELLVELGPEPSDWATTVVPPSRPSPLNAVPLGAVPLNTVPLNASPLGAVPARTSAQPLTPGESS from the coding sequence ATGACCGGAAAAGTCGACCCGTTCATCGGCTCAGAAGCGACACAGTTGCCGCCCGCCAGCGGCCTCGCGGCCACGTGGTGGTGGCCCAAGCCTCAGATCGGCAATACGCATCCCGGCGCGACGTATCCGCTCGGCATGGTGTCGGCGTGCGGGTACTCGGGCGCATACCCGACGGGCTATGGGCGCTACGACCTGAGCCTCGAGGGGGTGCCGTCGACCATCCACGACAGCCAGCTCATCTCGGGTTTCACACATTTTCAGCAGTCGGGTACCGGCGCCATTCGCAAGTACTACAACTACTTTCGGGTCACGCCCATGATCGAACCACTGGATGCCCTGGGGCGCCTGTGGCAGATCACCGACGAGAGTGCCGAACCCGGCTGGTATTCGGCAACGCTCGACTCGGGCGTGACCGGCGAGGTCACTGTGGGGCCGAAGAGCGCTGTGCACCGCTATACCTTTCCCCGCCACGCGAACGCCCGCATCGTCATCGACTTCTCGCTGGGCGGACTCTCGATTCCGCATGGCACCACCACCCCGCTACGCGCACACCTCGAGTCGCACGAGCCCGGCGTCGCGTCGGGCGAAGTGGTCGTCGAAGGCGCCCCGATCTCGGTGTACATCGAGTGCGACAGCCCGCAGTGGCGCCAGATGCTCTGGTACGACCGGCGGCTGATGCCCGGGGGCAAGCGGCTCGACTTCGGGCACATCAGGCCCACCACGCTGCGGCCGTTCGGTCTGATGTGGGCCGGCCCCAGCCAGCCGGGCGAGACGATCGAGCTGCGCATCGGCTTCTCACTCAGGGGTGTCGAGCAGGCGAAGCAGAACCTCATCGACGACGTCGGTTCGGGCGAGAACCGGTTCACCGCCCGCCGCGAGAAGACGGCGAAGGTCTGGCGCAAGCAGCTCAAAACCATCGCCGTCGACACTCCCTCGGTCGAGCGCAAGACGGTCTTCTCGACCGCGCTCTATCACTCGCTCATCAAGCCGTGCCTCGCGCCGGGCGAAAGCCCGTTCTGGCCCGTCGACGGCCCGTTCGCCTTCGACTTCAGCACCATGTGGGACATCTACCGCACCCAGCTGCCCCTGCTCACGACGCTGATGCCCGAAAAGGCTGTCGAGATCGCGAACGCGCTGCTCACCATCTGCGAAGAAGAGGGCAACTTTCCCATCGGCTACCGCATGGCCAAGGGCAGCGACCGCTTCTCCCGGCAGGGCAGTGCCCTCGCGCACACCTTCCTGGCCGATCTCTGCCAGCTCGGGTTACCCGGCATCGACTGGGAGTGGGCGCTGGTGCACATGTCGGATGATCTGCGGCGCACCTACGGCGAGGAGTTTCTGCTGCAGGGCGAGGCCCACCCCATCAGCCACACGCTCGACCTCGCCTTCGGCTACTGGTGCACGGCGAAGGTCGCCCAGCGGGTCGGAGACAAGGCGATGGCCGAGCAGCTCGCTCCGCTGGCCGAGCGCTGGGCGAACGCGTACAACCCCGACACGGGGCTGCTCAAAGACTCGAACTACTACGAGGGAACCCGCTACAACTATTCGTTCCGATTGGTGCACGACATGGCCTCGCGCATCGAATTGAGCGGGGGAGTCGACGCGTTCATCCGGCAGCTCGACGAGTTCTTCGGCTACGGCGCCGAACCCGCCGTGCAGCCGGGCAACAAGCCGAGCGTCGCCGAGATGCTCGCGGGCTACCAGCTCGGCCGCTTCGAGGGCCTCAACAACGAGCCCGACATGGAAGCGCCTTGGGCCTACCACTATGCCGGGCGCCCCGACCGCACCGCCGAGATCGTGCACAACGTGCTGCTGCAGCAGTTCGGCACCGGCCGTGGCGGGCTGCCGGGCAACGACGACTCCGGCGGGCTCAGCTCCTGGTACGTGTGGGCCTCGCTCGGCATTTTTCCGGTGGCGGGCCAGAATACCTTCCTGCTGAACGCACCGTCGTTCGCCGAATCGTCGATCGCCGTCGGCGATGAGAAGTTCAGCATCCAGACCCGCAATTTCATCGAGCCGACTCACGGCGGCCCCGTGCAGTACGTGCAGTCGATGCAGCTCGACGGCGAGCCGCTCGAACGCAGCTGGATCAGCGGAACCGAACTGCACCGCGGCGGCGAGCTGCTCGTCGAACTCGGCCCCGAGCCGAGCGACTGGGCCACTACCGTCGTTCCGCCGTCGAGACCCTCGCCTCTCAACGCAGTGCCCCTCGGCGCAGTGCCCCTCAACACAGTGCCTCTCAACGCATCGCCCCTCGGCGCGGTGCCCGCTAGAACCTCAGCCCAGCCCCTCACACCGGGAGAATCATCGTGA
- a CDS encoding glycosyltransferase, protein MNAVENRLVIVVRADPVICGHSVEARNLAETALQRGFDEVRIVTWPIDKLQQAGLPLKPLDSVLPYSPGIIVERPAPVGDYKVPDGRYLAGITGRLIELFTDGVPTVCLSLYLSPHTIAVADAMRAAWSTGLPVNVTTIAEAVGSDVTNVVRTAVEEGRLGAAAHILSSYLSQDHCVAVSEYTKQLIITESAALDAQHGTRFAEQCRQRISVSYPAIDADAYLNLDDNILDDVLAARGLERDEYVLFLSRLMPAKGVEDLIAGYELSGVHADKELIIAGRGPQAEVLREVAAASSVSHRIRFLDDVGDAEKPYLMAGCAAFVLPSKPRPEFVETFGIALAEKMLAGGGPVITTVTGGIGEATGDHALVVPVEDPAAIAAALVRAVVDTSREERAEWAERAREYALQFDRRNVFDRLFANVPRSRVEFQPNTP, encoded by the coding sequence GTGAACGCTGTCGAAAACCGTCTCGTGATCGTCGTGCGCGCCGATCCTGTCATCTGCGGGCACTCCGTCGAGGCCCGCAACCTCGCCGAAACCGCTCTGCAACGCGGCTTCGACGAGGTTCGTATCGTCACCTGGCCCATCGACAAGCTGCAGCAGGCCGGCCTTCCGCTGAAACCGCTCGACTCGGTGCTGCCGTACTCTCCTGGCATCATCGTCGAGCGGCCTGCGCCGGTCGGCGATTACAAGGTTCCGGATGGTCGGTACCTCGCCGGCATCACCGGGCGCTTGATCGAACTCTTCACCGACGGGGTTCCGACGGTCTGCCTGTCGCTCTACCTGAGCCCGCACACCATCGCGGTGGCCGACGCCATGCGTGCCGCGTGGAGCACCGGACTGCCGGTCAACGTGACCACCATCGCGGAGGCGGTCGGGTCGGATGTCACCAACGTCGTCCGCACCGCCGTCGAAGAGGGCCGGCTCGGTGCCGCCGCGCACATCTTGTCGAGCTACCTCAGTCAAGACCACTGCGTCGCCGTCTCGGAGTACACCAAGCAGCTCATCATCACCGAATCCGCTGCGCTCGACGCCCAGCACGGCACCCGGTTCGCCGAGCAGTGCCGCCAGCGCATCTCGGTGTCGTACCCCGCCATCGACGCCGACGCCTACCTGAACCTCGACGACAACATCCTCGACGACGTGCTGGCCGCTCGCGGGCTTGAGCGCGACGAATACGTGCTCTTCTTGTCACGGCTGATGCCGGCCAAGGGTGTTGAAGACCTCATCGCCGGGTACGAGCTGAGCGGGGTGCACGCCGACAAAGAACTGATCATCGCGGGGCGCGGGCCGCAGGCCGAGGTACTGCGTGAGGTCGCCGCGGCATCATCGGTGAGTCACCGCATCCGTTTTCTCGACGATGTCGGCGACGCAGAGAAGCCGTACCTGATGGCCGGATGCGCGGCCTTCGTGCTGCCGAGCAAACCCCGCCCGGAGTTCGTCGAGACGTTCGGAATCGCGCTCGCCGAGAAGATGCTCGCCGGCGGCGGCCCCGTGATCACCACCGTGACCGGCGGCATCGGCGAGGCGACAGGCGACCACGCGCTCGTCGTTCCGGTCGAAGACCCGGCTGCGATCGCGGCCGCCTTGGTACGCGCGGTCGTCGACACCAGCCGCGAGGAGCGGGCCGAATGGGCCGAGCGCGCCCGCGAGTACGCCCTGCAGTTCGACCGCCGCAACGTTTTCGATCGCCTCTTCGCGAACGTGCCCCGCTCGCGCGTCGAGTTCCAGCCCAACACGCCGTAG
- a CDS encoding MarR family winged helix-turn-helix transcriptional regulator → MSQLLVAFTIEVDNEFEQWMPHRTAATRAAGIAARGPWLASLAMWLNFLQYIPDPHTPDGISLADLRQVSHLTKPQLSGMVRWGYVTVGGASGTDASAVRAAVAAGGVIHRTSAGSKAAAHWRAALADVESRWRDRYGSALIADLRAALVGIAASLEPAASPAGLPDYLPEVGPGFWMKDGLLASLPSPSAPAPAVPPHADVAGVVSLPTAMSRALLLFALDFERRSPVSLVLYADFLSAFAQGPVRASDLSLATGVTPTTAQTACGFLERSGWITTRPDPVLPRRKLYQLTPAGTEMARRAAADYREALDSFRANPAGILIAVADRMHAVGPAPLAAALAPPLAAWRASIPFAAHTSAVRADPFAHLPRFPLVTHRGGYPDGS, encoded by the coding sequence ATGTCGCAGCTCCTGGTCGCGTTCACCATCGAGGTCGACAACGAATTCGAGCAGTGGATGCCCCATCGCACAGCCGCGACTCGGGCCGCCGGAATCGCGGCGCGTGGACCGTGGCTGGCTTCGCTCGCGATGTGGCTGAACTTTCTGCAGTACATTCCCGACCCGCATACGCCTGACGGCATCTCTCTCGCCGACCTGCGGCAGGTCTCGCACCTCACGAAGCCCCAACTCAGCGGCATGGTGCGCTGGGGCTACGTCACGGTGGGCGGCGCCAGCGGCACTGATGCCAGTGCGGTGCGAGCGGCGGTCGCGGCCGGGGGAGTCATTCACCGAACATCCGCCGGCTCGAAGGCCGCCGCGCACTGGAGGGCAGCCCTCGCCGACGTGGAGTCGCGATGGCGAGACCGCTACGGTTCCGCGCTGATTGCCGACCTGCGCGCCGCGCTCGTCGGAATCGCAGCCTCACTCGAGCCCGCCGCTTCCCCCGCCGGCCTCCCCGACTACCTGCCCGAGGTCGGTCCGGGCTTCTGGATGAAAGACGGCCTTCTCGCCTCGCTGCCATCGCCATCGGCACCGGCACCGGCAGTTCCGCCGCACGCAGACGTCGCTGGCGTTGTCTCCCTTCCGACCGCGATGTCTCGCGCGCTGTTGCTCTTCGCGCTCGACTTCGAGCGCCGTTCGCCCGTCTCGCTTGTGCTCTACGCCGACTTTCTGAGCGCCTTCGCTCAGGGACCGGTACGGGCATCCGATCTCTCCCTCGCCACGGGTGTCACACCGACCACCGCCCAGACGGCCTGCGGCTTTCTCGAACGCTCAGGGTGGATCACCACCCGGCCCGACCCCGTGCTGCCGCGAAGAAAGCTCTACCAGCTCACCCCCGCGGGCACCGAGATGGCGCGGCGTGCAGCAGCTGACTACCGCGAGGCACTGGACTCATTCCGGGCGAATCCCGCCGGCATCCTGATCGCTGTAGCCGACCGGATGCACGCCGTCGGCCCCGCACCGCTCGCCGCTGCCCTGGCGCCGCCCCTCGCTGCCTGGCGCGCCAGCATTCCGTTCGCCGCCCACACGAGCGCCGTGCGTGCCGATCCCTTCGCCCACCTGCCGCGTTTTCCGCTGGTCACCCACCGCGGCGGCTATCCCGACGGCAGCTGA